A section of the Pseudovibrio sp. M1P-2-3 genome encodes:
- a CDS encoding Mu transposase C-terminal domain-containing protein — protein sequence MLYVTRSTEGLEPTDIYTADGKTFDAFVAHPFSGNPIRPEITSILDVATRKVVGYSIGLKEKAYDVSEALRNASTANGVAAIFYVDNGNGYKNNLLDEAAVGMLARLGTHKEHSRAYNSQARGIIERFNGSVYTRLAKTLPSYTGTDLDREASMKLHRQMKKDLKEFGASKLLISWDEFLKVFAAALEYYNNRPHSALPETVDPTTNRKRHMSPNEYWAYFEEKGFEAVRLTQEDSDDLSRPAVRRKVSRGLVTVEKNRYFSMDLERYDQREVMVCYDMLDAAQVWVRELDYVDDKETPGALICTAMFEGNAQAYFPKPVIETAREKKAGAAVKRLQDKLKRVREDMRPGVLLEQSAEQPMEVFSAAPGFESRDAEMQPAQSETDLVEREDNVVELEEHQPAPKVAANSRKRIFASDTELAEFALQHPVELSESQKEVLRGCLRRRVDLDLFRMSGIDVEALKQTLRAIA from the coding sequence TTGCTTTATGTAACCCGCTCAACCGAAGGGCTTGAACCAACCGACATCTATACAGCGGATGGTAAGACCTTTGATGCTTTTGTCGCGCATCCCTTTTCTGGAAATCCAATCCGCCCAGAGATCACCAGCATTCTGGATGTGGCCACCCGCAAAGTGGTGGGCTATTCCATCGGCCTTAAAGAAAAGGCCTATGATGTTTCTGAGGCCCTGCGTAATGCCAGCACAGCAAACGGCGTGGCTGCAATTTTCTATGTAGACAACGGCAACGGCTACAAAAACAACCTGCTGGATGAAGCAGCTGTGGGCATGCTGGCTCGGCTTGGCACCCACAAAGAACACAGCCGCGCTTACAATTCGCAGGCGCGTGGCATCATCGAGCGCTTCAATGGCTCCGTTTACACCCGTCTGGCAAAGACCTTGCCCAGCTACACCGGCACCGATCTGGATCGGGAAGCCTCCATGAAGCTGCATCGGCAGATGAAAAAGGACCTGAAAGAATTTGGAGCTTCCAAGCTGCTGATCAGCTGGGATGAGTTTCTCAAGGTCTTTGCGGCAGCATTAGAGTACTACAACAACCGGCCTCACTCTGCGCTGCCGGAAACCGTTGACCCGACCACCAACCGCAAGCGCCATATGTCCCCTAATGAATACTGGGCGTACTTTGAGGAAAAAGGCTTTGAGGCGGTTCGTCTCACCCAGGAAGACAGCGATGATCTGTCCCGCCCGGCAGTGCGGCGTAAAGTTTCTCGCGGCCTCGTGACCGTTGAGAAGAACCGCTATTTCTCCATGGATCTGGAGCGCTACGACCAGCGTGAAGTGATGGTGTGCTACGACATGCTGGACGCCGCTCAGGTGTGGGTGCGCGAGTTGGATTATGTGGATGACAAGGAAACTCCGGGCGCGTTGATCTGCACCGCCATGTTTGAAGGTAATGCTCAAGCGTACTTCCCCAAACCTGTCATTGAAACCGCCCGCGAGAAAAAGGCGGGGGCAGCGGTCAAACGGTTACAAGACAAACTCAAGCGGGTGCGTGAAGACATGCGCCCCGGCGTCCTGCTGGAACAATCAGCCGAGCAGCCCATGGAGGTGTTCTCCGCTGCACCCGGTTTTGAATCGCGGGACGCAGAAATGCAACCTGCCCAGTCTGAGACAGATCTCGTTGAGCGTGAGGACAACGTGGTGGAGCTTGAGGAGCATCAGCCCGCACCAAAGGTGGCCGCTAACTCGCGCAAACGCATCTTTGCCTCAGATACCGAACTGGCTGAGTTTGCCCTGCAACATCCTGTGGAGCTGAGCGAGTCACAAAAAGAAGTTTTGCGCGGCTGTTTGAGACGCCGGGTGGATCTGGATCTGTTCCGCATGTCTGGAATTGATGTGGAAGCCCTCAAACAAACCCTACGTGCCATTGCCTGA
- a CDS encoding IS630 family transposase (programmed frameshift), producing MGRPLSLDLRLRFKRLILSGMSGREAARRLLISPASGSRLARKVREGQSLIPVRTGRPKGGGKLEPYLSFLRELVNQDGDITLMELCDALFMAEGVRVHHTSVSKALRRLGYTYKKSLVATERGKLHVQNARDEWRHTRQPIMRDLPERLVFLDETSVKTNLTRLRGRAFKGERALDTAPFGRWQNQTFIAGLTHEGLIAPWVLDGAMNGKAFTTYITTQLAPCLHPKTVVILDNLSTHKVPEAARALRQSGCWFLFLPPYSPDLNPIEMAFSKLKAHLRRMKARTFETLIKALGDICDLFTPQECWNYFKAAGYVSV from the exons ATGGGCCGGCCACTTTCACTTGATTTACGCCTTCGCTTTAAAAGGCTCATTTTATCCGGGATGAGCGGGCGTGAAGCAGCACGCCGCCTGCTGATCTCTCCAGCATCAGGATCTCGCTTGGCCCGTAAAGTTCGGGAGGGGCAGAGTTTAATCCCGGTCAGGACAGGGCGCCCAAAGGGAGGCGGAAAATTGGAGCCCTACCTCTCCTTCTTGCGCGAGCTGGTCAATCAAGACGGAGATATCACGTTGATGGAGTTATGTGATGCACTTTTCATGGCTGAGGGAGTGAGGGTTCACCATACTTCCGTCTCCAAGGCTTTGCGCCGTCTTGGCTACACCTAT AAAAAATCGTTGGTGGCAACCGAGCGTGGCAAACTCCATGTACAAAATGCCAGAGATGAATGGCGCCACACCCGTCAGCCTATAATGCGTGATCTGCCTGAGAGACTGGTGTTTCTCGATGAAACCAGTGTTAAAACGAATTTAACCCGGCTGCGAGGCCGAGCCTTTAAAGGGGAACGAGCCCTTGACACAGCGCCGTTTGGACGCTGGCAGAACCAGACCTTTATCGCCGGTTTGACCCACGAGGGACTCATTGCGCCCTGGGTTCTGGACGGGGCCATGAATGGCAAGGCATTCACCACTTATATCACGACACAACTGGCTCCATGCTTGCACCCTAAAACGGTGGTCATTCTGGATAACCTGTCCACACACAAAGTTCCAGAAGCCGCAAGGGCCCTCAGACAAAGCGGGTGTTGGTTCCTTTTTCTGCCGCCCTATTCTCCTGATCTCAATCCTATCGAAATGGCGTTTTCCAAGCTCAAAGCACACCTACGCAGAATGAAAGCCAGAACCTTTGAGACCTTGATAAAGGCTCTGGGTGACATATGCGATCTGTTCACACCCCAAGAGTGTTGGAATTACTTCAAGGCAGCTGGATATGTTTCAGTATAA
- a CDS encoding trypsin-like serine peptidase has translation MLYSLCKLAIALLSLLWVEAAYAQTNDPFPGLIGSKDNREILVGDKAPWNAVGRVNRAGYNRRSMCTGTLVAPDKVLTAAHCLYNPANGKVFPAGEVKFVAGLRRDVYSELGKGKCIILSPRYSYATSAKLSESASDVAVIVLQKPMETVAPFPLVKQGVQDQRLMSVGYTRERPYLLTADRQCKLLKKTKGVWLTNCYTNFGGSGGPVLGGDEGDHYLSAVMVAVNPHKFTVAVPSSVWKPLVERAQCRQSKPEGIQPD, from the coding sequence ATGCTTTATAGTTTATGTAAGCTGGCGATTGCCCTTCTCTCCCTTTTGTGGGTCGAGGCAGCGTATGCCCAGACTAATGATCCTTTTCCGGGTCTTATTGGCTCAAAGGATAACCGCGAAATTTTGGTGGGTGATAAAGCTCCATGGAACGCCGTTGGCCGTGTCAACAGGGCTGGCTACAACAGGCGCTCCATGTGCACGGGAACTCTGGTCGCTCCTGATAAAGTACTCACCGCAGCGCACTGTTTGTATAATCCGGCGAATGGAAAGGTGTTTCCAGCGGGGGAGGTGAAGTTTGTTGCGGGGCTGCGCCGGGATGTCTATTCGGAACTGGGGAAAGGCAAGTGCATTATCCTGTCCCCTAGATACTCCTATGCGACAAGTGCAAAGTTGAGTGAGAGCGCGTCAGATGTAGCAGTGATCGTCCTGCAAAAGCCCATGGAAACAGTAGCACCCTTTCCCCTCGTAAAACAGGGGGTGCAGGATCAGAGGCTTATGAGCGTGGGGTACACGCGCGAAAGACCGTATCTGCTTACCGCCGACAGACAGTGCAAACTCTTGAAAAAGACCAAGGGCGTGTGGCTGACCAATTGCTACACCAACTTCGGCGGCTCCGGTGGCCCCGTACTTGGTGGAGATGAGGGGGATCATTACCTGAGTGCCGTCATGGTTGCGGTAAACCCCCATAAGTTCACTGTTGCAGTTCCTTCAAGTGTCTGGAAGCCGCTTGTGGAGCGCGCCCAGTGTAGGCAGTCAAAACCAGAAGGCATCCAGCCGGATTGA
- a CDS encoding nuclear transport factor 2 family protein — MDTHGSIVNSISTFFQEVDASNWAAVQTMLGKSVEVEHSNGEPGEIEYLSPSQIIEPWQAYLAGFDNTHHQIGTLRVDTKEQKAKASLYCTITHFLKEAKGGNVWRIYGAFDLALSNAGGAWVIDQMKFHNKFQEGNTELPSLAKDRLKVEEGSNHSPSHAL; from the coding sequence ATGGATACACACGGGTCTATCGTGAACAGTATAAGTACTTTTTTTCAAGAAGTTGATGCCAGCAACTGGGCAGCCGTGCAAACAATGCTAGGAAAGTCGGTTGAAGTTGAGCATTCTAACGGTGAACCCGGGGAGATTGAATATCTCTCCCCTTCTCAAATAATCGAGCCTTGGCAGGCCTATCTTGCCGGTTTCGATAATACTCATCACCAGATCGGCACACTGCGTGTGGATACGAAAGAGCAAAAAGCCAAGGCCAGCCTGTATTGTACCATCACCCACTTTTTGAAAGAGGCCAAGGGAGGCAATGTGTGGCGAATCTACGGAGCCTTTGATCTGGCTCTTTCCAACGCAGGCGGGGCCTGGGTTATTGACCAGATGAAGTTTCACAACAAGTTTCAAGAAGGTAACACTGAGCTGCCGTCTCTTGCAAAGGACCGGCTCAAAGTTGAGGAAGGCAGTAACCACTCACCCTCTCATGCTTTATAG
- a CDS encoding NUDIX hydrolase gives MSQILEKKERYKGLGVLLDVTVKTVHPDGREHITREPVWTYGDSISVMPFDISARTVLILKQMRPAPFLAEGIQIFEACAGGIEEDDASPDAACRREAAEELGCTLDELEFIANVYIDPARLTEQAHIYLAPYKAGEFNTQNRDQDEDEDIEVFELSFDELFALYENKEIRCPRLMMLTQSLLLKLKA, from the coding sequence ATGTCGCAAATTCTGGAAAAAAAAGAGCGTTATAAAGGCCTTGGCGTTCTCTTGGACGTGACTGTGAAAACGGTTCACCCAGATGGCAGAGAGCACATTACCAGAGAACCTGTGTGGACCTACGGGGATTCCATCTCTGTCATGCCCTTTGATATTTCAGCCAGGACTGTTCTAATCCTCAAACAAATGCGCCCCGCGCCATTTCTGGCGGAGGGTATCCAGATTTTTGAAGCTTGTGCTGGCGGTATTGAGGAAGACGATGCCTCTCCCGATGCAGCCTGTCGACGCGAAGCTGCGGAAGAGCTTGGCTGTACGCTGGATGAGCTGGAATTCATTGCAAACGTCTATATTGATCCGGCCCGCCTGACGGAACAGGCACACATTTACCTTGCCCCCTATAAAGCCGGTGAGTTCAACACCCAGAACAGGGATCAGGATGAGGATGAGGATATCGAAGTTTTCGAGCTGAGCTTTGATGAGCTGTTTGCCCTTTATGAAAACAAAGAGATCCGTTGTCCACGCTTGATGATGTTGACCCAGTCCCTGCTATTGAAGCTTAAGGCATAG
- a CDS encoding alpha-D-glucose phosphate-specific phosphoglucomutase produces MIKTVQTKPFMDQKPGTSGLRKKVPVFQQEHYCENFIASIFQAIENKRGQTLVLGGDGRFYNRHVIQLALHMAAASGFARVLVGRDGILSTPAASHLIRKNKAVGGIILSASHNPGGPEEDFGIKYNGPNGGPAPENVTEAIFAFTKEIESFSILEAEEVELSQLGTVQLGNMSVEIIDPVQDYADLMESLFDFDAIRKLFASGFTMVFDAMNAVTGPYATEIFESRLGLPRGSVVNQVPLEDFGGLHPDPNLVHAKDLHDQMMRPDAPDFGAASDGDGDRNLIIGKGQYVAPSDSLAILAANAHLAPAYKNGLSGVARSMPTSTAVDKVAQKLGLASFETPTGWKFFGNLLDDERVSLCGEESAGTGSSHIREKDGVWAVLLWLNILASRGQSVKDLMEDHWRLFGRTFYTRHDFEGLESEAANQLFDDLRSRLPQLSGAVLGGLKVSKADEFSYKDPVDQSVSSQQGIRLHFEGGERLVLRLSGTGTSGATLRVYLEKHSDDPASHSVETQEALQNLIEATHELLELEKRVGRKAPDVIT; encoded by the coding sequence TTGATTAAAACCGTTCAAACCAAACCATTTATGGACCAGAAACCGGGGACTTCGGGCCTGCGGAAAAAGGTTCCGGTGTTCCAGCAGGAGCATTACTGCGAGAATTTTATTGCCTCAATTTTTCAGGCCATTGAAAACAAGCGGGGCCAAACCCTTGTGCTGGGCGGGGACGGGCGGTTCTACAATCGTCATGTGATCCAGCTTGCGCTGCACATGGCAGCTGCCAGCGGTTTTGCGCGGGTTTTGGTGGGCCGTGATGGTATCTTGTCAACACCTGCGGCCTCGCACCTCATTCGCAAAAATAAGGCCGTGGGCGGCATCATCTTGTCTGCCAGCCACAATCCGGGCGGGCCAGAGGAAGACTTTGGCATCAAGTACAACGGTCCAAACGGTGGTCCCGCGCCCGAAAATGTTACAGAGGCCATTTTCGCCTTTACCAAGGAAATCGAGAGTTTCTCTATTCTTGAGGCCGAGGAGGTGGAGCTGTCCCAGCTGGGTACAGTTCAGCTGGGAAACATGAGCGTCGAGATCATTGATCCTGTTCAGGATTATGCCGATCTTATGGAAAGCCTGTTTGACTTTGACGCCATCCGCAAACTGTTTGCCTCCGGCTTTACCATGGTATTTGATGCCATGAACGCGGTGACCGGCCCCTATGCCACGGAGATTTTCGAGTCGCGTTTAGGCCTGCCAAGAGGGTCTGTTGTCAATCAGGTGCCACTTGAAGACTTCGGCGGCCTGCATCCTGATCCCAATCTGGTGCACGCCAAAGACCTGCACGATCAGATGATGAGGCCGGACGCGCCGGACTTTGGCGCGGCCTCCGATGGGGACGGGGATAGAAACCTGATTATCGGCAAGGGCCAATATGTGGCCCCTTCTGACTCACTGGCCATCCTTGCCGCCAATGCCCATCTGGCACCTGCTTACAAAAACGGACTTTCCGGCGTTGCCCGCTCCATGCCCACCAGCACAGCGGTGGACAAGGTGGCGCAAAAGCTGGGTCTTGCCAGTTTTGAAACGCCAACGGGTTGGAAATTCTTCGGCAATCTGCTGGATGATGAGCGGGTGTCCTTGTGCGGCGAAGAGAGTGCAGGCACCGGCTCCAGCCATATCCGCGAAAAAGACGGTGTCTGGGCGGTGCTGCTGTGGCTCAATATTCTGGCAAGCCGTGGCCAGAGCGTGAAAGACCTTATGGAAGACCATTGGCGGCTTTTTGGGCGCACATTCTACACCCGCCACGATTTTGAGGGGCTGGAAAGTGAGGCGGCAAATCAGCTGTTTGATGACCTGCGCTCTCGTCTCCCCCAGCTTTCCGGCGCGGTTCTGGGCGGCTTGAAGGTCAGCAAAGCCGACGAGTTTTCCTATAAAGATCCGGTGGATCAGTCCGTCAGTTCCCAGCAGGGCATCCGCCTGCACTTTGAAGGCGGTGAACGGCTGGTCCTGCGCCTGTCCGGCACCGGAACTTCCGGCGCAACCTTGCGCGTTTACCTTGAAAAACACTCGGATGATCCAGCCTCTCATTCCGTTGAGACACAAGAGGCACTGCAGAACCTGATTGAGGCAACGCATGAGCTGCTGGAGCTGGAAAAACGGGTGGGGCGCAAGGCTCCCGACGTGATTACGTAA
- a CDS encoding multiheme c-type cytochrome translates to MGKFIYIFLIVTASFFGQAFAASSVELEFTGSGQCQSCHTDAFKSWQKSHHAKAWLEPSEDNVLADFNGSTYADAQRRYTFTKDGEAFLISITEADGSHSTYPIKSVIGVHPLQQYTVAMEGGREQVLDIAWDTLDHRWFNIYGNHTPRVGEGQHWTGIYKNWNSRCAECHATDYSKNYDATTRSYTSTQSEKGVGCEACHGPASAHVAWAEDGAPLSAELEDGKGFAYPLKGREPEEVVKVCAGCHSRREPLENTTPLAGTPFHQSYRLSLLDENLYHPDGTIEDEVYVYGSFLQSKMARAGVGCSDCHDPHNGELVREGNDVCTACHSPAGNPRFPTVVRRDYDSFDHTRHEAGSEGSQCVSCHMVERVYMGNDWRRDHSFRIPRPDLTLSSMSPNACNDCHKKKSALWSTRQLQSFFPQGSTPPQHFATVLYKGRKDPKAVQGELIALAENKEEADIVRATALDLLKTVADVPIASQTRALLKDPSPLVRSAALGLQRSVPPSVRLSRVAPALSDPVKSVRIAAARSIMDIPREKLPSFLRSPAGQASDELHASLMVNSDFPEALLAQAGIALSQRRFMDALANFKEASALDPQQIPAWVMQVRILQALGEPSSARQTLQQALLANPGNQTLLHLAQNL, encoded by the coding sequence TTGGGTAAATTTATTTATATTTTCCTTATAGTTACCGCCTCATTTTTCGGGCAGGCCTTTGCCGCCTCATCAGTTGAGCTTGAGTTTACAGGCTCCGGCCAATGCCAGAGCTGCCATACCGATGCATTTAAGAGCTGGCAAAAATCCCACCATGCAAAAGCATGGCTGGAGCCAAGCGAGGACAATGTTCTGGCAGACTTCAACGGCTCCACTTACGCAGATGCCCAGCGCCGCTACACATTCACCAAGGATGGTGAGGCTTTTCTTATAAGCATCACGGAGGCTGACGGCTCGCACTCTACCTACCCTATAAAAAGCGTCATCGGCGTGCATCCCTTGCAGCAATATACGGTTGCCATGGAGGGCGGGCGCGAGCAGGTGCTTGATATTGCTTGGGACACGTTGGATCATCGCTGGTTCAATATTTATGGCAACCACACCCCGCGCGTGGGCGAGGGCCAGCACTGGACCGGAATTTACAAGAACTGGAATTCCCGCTGCGCCGAATGCCATGCAACCGATTACTCAAAAAACTATGATGCAACAACGCGCAGCTACACCTCCACCCAATCAGAAAAAGGGGTGGGGTGTGAGGCATGTCACGGCCCTGCTAGCGCCCATGTGGCATGGGCTGAGGACGGCGCCCCTCTTTCTGCGGAACTGGAAGATGGTAAAGGGTTTGCTTATCCCTTGAAAGGGCGGGAACCTGAGGAGGTTGTAAAGGTTTGTGCGGGCTGCCATTCTCGTCGTGAACCGCTGGAAAATACCACGCCGCTGGCGGGCACACCGTTTCACCAGAGCTACCGCCTGTCACTGCTGGATGAGAACCTTTATCACCCTGACGGAACTATAGAGGACGAGGTCTATGTTTACGGCTCGTTTTTACAATCAAAGATGGCCCGTGCGGGAGTGGGGTGTTCTGACTGCCATGATCCCCATAACGGGGAACTGGTAAGAGAGGGGAACGATGTTTGCACGGCCTGCCACTCACCCGCAGGTAACCCGCGCTTTCCAACTGTTGTCCGGCGCGACTATGACAGCTTTGACCACACCCGCCATGAAGCAGGGAGCGAGGGAAGCCAGTGCGTTTCCTGCCACATGGTGGAGCGGGTTTACATGGGCAACGATTGGCGGCGGGACCACAGCTTCCGCATTCCAAGGCCCGACCTCACCCTGTCCAGCATGAGCCCCAACGCCTGCAATGACTGCCACAAAAAGAAATCTGCCCTGTGGTCCACCCGTCAGTTGCAAAGCTTCTTTCCCCAAGGCAGCACACCGCCGCAACACTTCGCCACTGTTCTTTACAAGGGACGCAAAGACCCCAAGGCTGTACAAGGCGAGCTGATCGCACTGGCAGAAAACAAAGAGGAGGCCGACATTGTGCGGGCAACCGCCCTTGATCTTCTCAAAACCGTAGCAGATGTGCCCATTGCCAGCCAGACGAGAGCGCTTTTGAAAGACCCAAGTCCCCTTGTGCGCTCCGCCGCCCTTGGCCTGCAACGGAGCGTCCCGCCTTCCGTTCGCCTGAGCCGTGTGGCCCCTGCCCTTTCTGATCCTGTAAAATCCGTTCGCATTGCTGCCGCCAGAAGTATCATGGACATCCCGAGGGAAAAACTTCCCAGCTTTTTGCGAAGTCCGGCGGGGCAGGCCAGCGATGAGTTGCACGCCAGCTTGATGGTAAACAGTGACTTCCCAGAGGCTTTACTTGCCCAAGCAGGCATCGCCCTCAGCCAGCGCCGGTTTATGGACGCGCTTGCCAACTTCAAGGAAGCCAGCGCGTTGGATCCGCAGCAAATCCCCGCATGGGTGATGCAGGTGCGTATTCTCCAAGCCCTTGGAGAGCCTTCTTCCGCCCGCCAGACCCTGCAACAAGCACTTTTAGCCAACCCGGGAAACCAAACCTTGCTCCATTTGGCGCAAAATCTTTGA
- a CDS encoding LysR family transcriptional regulator: protein MVDWNGINEFVAVTETGSFTGAAKQLGLSTAHISRQVSELENRLAVRLFYRTTRSVTITEHGQMFYGRCRQIQEDLCEAERQIAGLQSAPRGRFKLTAPTIYGQDRIAPLINDFLTLHPELEVHFNLTNETVDLIEEGYDLAIRLGQLKASSMIARKLTSRTLHVCACPAYIERHGAPEALTDLGKHNCLVGSLSFWRFREHNKAKTVKVRGSLHCNSGWALLDGALKGIGLTQLPDYYVEEHLESGRLVSVLNKYRETEEGVWALYPHSRKLSPNVKFLIDFLKDKL, encoded by the coding sequence ATGGTGGACTGGAATGGCATTAATGAATTTGTTGCGGTGACGGAGACCGGCAGTTTTACAGGAGCTGCCAAGCAACTGGGCCTTTCCACGGCACATATCAGCCGGCAGGTGAGCGAATTGGAAAACCGCCTTGCCGTGCGCTTGTTTTATCGCACCACGCGAAGTGTCACAATAACCGAACATGGGCAGATGTTTTACGGCCGCTGCCGCCAGATACAAGAGGACCTGTGCGAGGCCGAGCGTCAGATTGCCGGGCTGCAAAGTGCGCCCCGTGGCCGGTTCAAGCTGACAGCGCCAACCATCTACGGGCAGGACCGGATCGCCCCGCTTATCAATGATTTCCTCACTCTCCATCCTGAGCTGGAAGTCCACTTCAACCTGACAAACGAGACGGTGGACCTGATTGAAGAGGGGTATGATTTGGCCATCCGCCTTGGCCAGCTCAAAGCCTCCAGCATGATCGCCCGCAAGCTCACCAGTCGCACTCTTCATGTGTGTGCCTGTCCGGCCTATATCGAGCGCCATGGTGCCCCTGAAGCCCTGACGGACTTGGGCAAACATAACTGTCTGGTCGGATCGTTGAGCTTTTGGCGGTTTCGGGAGCACAACAAGGCAAAAACCGTCAAGGTGCGCGGTAGCCTGCATTGCAATAGCGGTTGGGCCCTGCTGGATGGCGCTTTGAAGGGCATTGGCCTTACCCAGCTGCCCGATTATTACGTGGAGGAACATCTGGAAAGTGGCCGTTTGGTTTCCGTTCTCAATAAATACCGCGAAACAGAGGAGGGCGTCTGGGCACTTTACCCGCACAGCCGCAAGCTCTCCCCCAATGTGAAGTTCTTGATAGACTTCTTAAAAGACAAACTTTGA
- a CDS encoding S-(hydroxymethyl)glutathione dehydrogenase/class III alcohol dehydrogenase, with product MAETIQCKAAIAWKAGAPLSIETVEVMPPQAGEVRIKIMASGVCHTDAFTLSGDDPEGIFPAILGHEGGGIVESVGEGVTSVSVGDHVIPLYTPECGECKFCKSGKTNLCQKIRETQGKGLMPDGTTRFSCEGKPIYHYMGCSTFSEYTVLPEIAVAKVNPEAPLEEVCLLGCGVTTGMGAVLNTAKVEKGDTVAVFGLGGIGLSAVIGAVMAGASRILAIDINESKFDLARKLGATDCINPQKHDKPIQDVIVELTEGGVDYSFECIGNVNVMRSALECCHKGWGESVIIGVAGSGQEISTRPFQLVTGRVWRGTAFGGVRGRSELPGYVEDYLAGKFKLDDFITHTMPLDGINSAFDLMHEGKSIRSVIHFDK from the coding sequence ATGGCCGAAACAATTCAATGTAAAGCCGCCATCGCGTGGAAAGCCGGTGCGCCATTGTCCATTGAAACCGTCGAGGTTATGCCACCTCAGGCTGGCGAAGTTCGCATTAAAATCATGGCATCAGGCGTGTGCCATACGGATGCATTTACCCTTTCCGGTGATGACCCAGAAGGGATTTTCCCTGCCATTTTGGGCCACGAAGGCGGCGGCATTGTTGAATCTGTTGGAGAAGGCGTCACCAGCGTGAGCGTGGGCGACCACGTTATTCCGCTGTACACACCCGAATGCGGCGAGTGCAAATTCTGTAAATCAGGCAAGACAAATCTTTGCCAGAAAATCAGAGAAACCCAAGGCAAGGGTTTGATGCCCGATGGTACCACCCGTTTTTCCTGTGAGGGCAAACCCATCTACCACTACATGGGCTGCTCAACATTCTCCGAATACACCGTTTTGCCGGAAATTGCCGTGGCCAAGGTGAACCCGGAAGCTCCTTTGGAAGAAGTCTGCCTGCTGGGCTGCGGTGTAACAACGGGAATGGGCGCCGTGCTCAACACCGCCAAGGTGGAAAAAGGCGACACGGTCGCCGTGTTCGGGCTGGGCGGCATTGGCCTTTCAGCGGTTATCGGGGCCGTTATGGCGGGCGCGAGCCGCATACTGGCTATCGATATCAACGAGAGCAAGTTTGATCTGGCGCGCAAACTGGGCGCAACCGACTGCATTAATCCGCAAAAACACGACAAACCCATTCAGGATGTCATTGTTGAGTTGACCGAAGGCGGTGTGGACTATTCCTTTGAATGCATCGGCAACGTGAATGTGATGCGCTCTGCCTTGGAATGCTGCCACAAGGGATGGGGTGAATCTGTCATTATCGGTGTAGCAGGTTCCGGACAGGAAATCTCCACACGGCCCTTCCAGCTGGTGACCGGACGTGTGTGGCGTGGAACGGCCTTTGGCGGCGTGCGCGGACGCTCCGAACTGCCGGGTTATGTGGAGGATTACCTTGCAGGCAAGTTCAAGCTGGATGATTTCATCACCCACACCATGCCACTCGATGGCATTAACAGTGCCTTTGACCTGATGCACGAAGGCAAGAGCATTCGCTCTGTCATCCACTTCGATAAGTAG
- the fghA gene encoding S-formylglutathione hydrolase, whose product MSIELISESKSFGGYTKHYSHTSQVLSCSMRFAIFLPEQVANQKLPVIYWLSGLTCADENFIQKAGAQRLASQLGVILVAPDTSPRGDNVADNDAYDLGKGAGFYVTATQEPWKTHYNMYEYVRSELPELIEANFSATDRRSIMGHSMGGHGALTVAFKNPDRYASVSAFSPISSPLNCPWGEKALTAYLGEDRSNWEQYDATCLMGKTSPQIPTLVDQGDADNFLEEQLKPQLLQKAADECGYPLQLNMRPGYDHSYNFIASFIDDHLHFHANHLRSS is encoded by the coding sequence ATGTCCATTGAATTAATTAGTGAATCCAAGAGCTTTGGCGGGTATACCAAACACTACAGCCACACCTCCCAAGTGCTCTCCTGCTCTATGCGGTTTGCCATTTTCCTGCCCGAACAGGTGGCAAACCAAAAGTTGCCGGTGATCTACTGGCTCTCCGGTCTCACCTGTGCGGACGAGAACTTCATCCAAAAAGCAGGTGCCCAGCGTTTGGCGTCCCAACTGGGTGTTATTCTGGTTGCCCCTGACACCAGCCCGCGCGGGGATAATGTTGCAGACAATGATGCCTATGACCTTGGAAAAGGGGCTGGCTTTTACGTGACAGCCACACAGGAGCCGTGGAAGACGCACTACAACATGTATGAGTATGTGCGCTCGGAGCTGCCTGAACTCATTGAGGCCAACTTTTCGGCAACTGACAGGCGGTCCATTATGGGGCATTCAATGGGCGGTCACGGCGCTTTGACCGTGGCTTTCAAAAATCCCGATCGCTATGCCTCTGTTTCCGCTTTCAGCCCTATCTCCTCCCCGCTCAATTGCCCGTGGGGAGAAAAGGCCCTCACCGCTTATTTGGGAGAAGACCGGAGCAATTGGGAGCAGTATGACGCCACCTGTTTAATGGGAAAAACAAGCCCGCAAATTCCAACGCTGGTGGATCAGGGGGACGCGGACAATTTTCTGGAAGAGCAGCTAAAGCCACAGCTATTACAAAAGGCCGCTGACGAGTGCGGCTACCCGCTTCAACTCAACATGCGGCCTGGATACGATCACAGCTACAATTTCATTGCCAGCTTTATCGATGACCATCTGCATTTTCATGCGAACCATCTTCGCAGCTCATAA